The DNA segment CAAAAGTGAAGATCATCCAGGGCTGATCGCATCCCGCCATCGTTCAGAGGAGTCCGATGAAAATCATTGATTTCTCGATCAAAAGGCCTGTTACCGTCAGCATGATTGCTGTGGCGGTGATCATCTTCGGGATGGTCTCCGCCTACAGGCTGCCGATCAATCTCTTCCCGGCGATCTCCTACCCGGCACTCAGCATAGAAACGAAATACAATGGGGCTGCTCCTCTCGAGGTTGAAAATCTCATCACTAAGTACATGAATTCATAAATACCATAGCCTATTATTATTGATACAGATGAACATAAATTCGGATTTAATAGTTAATTCCATGTTAAGGATACGTCACCGAATTTATGAATCAGACCACTAAGCCTGTCGAGGAAGCCGTCGGAGTCATCGCGGGAGTCCAGAGGATCGTTTCCCGTTCCAAGGCAGGTCTGTCGCAAGTCGTCCTCGAATTCGCCTGGGGACAG comes from the Acidobacteriota bacterium genome and includes:
- a CDS encoding efflux RND transporter permease subunit; protein product: MKIIDFSIKRPVTVSMIAVAVIIFGMVSAYRLPINLFPAISYPALSIETKYNGAAPLEVENLITKYMNS